The genomic window GGCAACGACCTCGTGACCGAGCAGGCCATCGTCGCCGCCCAGTTGCGCGAGATCGCGCTGCTGCGCCTGGACGATCGGATCGCCGCATGAGCCGCTCGCACATCACCACCCACGTGCTCGACGCCACGAAGGGACTGCCCGCCGCGGGCATCGGGGTCGAGCTGTCGCAGCGCGACGGCGACGACTGGACCCGGCTCGCGCAGGGTGTCACCGACGCCGACGGCCGCATCACCGACCTGGGGCCCGAGTCCGTGCCGGCCGGCGAGTACCGCCTGCGGTTCGAGACCGGCGCCTGGTTCCAGGCGCAGGACGTCGCCGCGTTCCACCCCGAGATCCAGCTCGCATTCGTCGTCGACGACGAGGCCCGGCACTACCACGTGCCGATCCTGCTG from Agromyces sp. LHK192 includes these protein-coding regions:
- the uraH gene encoding hydroxyisourate hydrolase, producing MSRSHITTHVLDATKGLPAAGIGVELSQRDGDDWTRLAQGVTDADGRITDLGPESVPAGEYRLRFETGAWFQAQDVAAFHPEIQLAFVVDDEARHYHVPILLSPFAYSTYRGS